The window GTTAATGTATTTGGAACCCCTGGTTCCCCATCCCGCCAAGGATTAGTATCGGTAATCAGCTTTATATAATCTTCTACACTTTTGCCTAGGTCAGATAAAAAGCTATTATTTAGAAGTTCATTCCAAATTTTTTCTAAACCAATTCTAACAGTATTTCTGTTATAGTTAAGCTATTTCTACTTTTCATATTACATTAAGCCAATATTTTTTTCGATATTAGATTATGATTGATTACGCTTAATAAATTGAATTTCATTTTGGAGCCATTCTATATGCTTTTCATATAAATAATCATAGTTCTCCTGTGTATAATACTCTTCAGGGGTAATATTATTATTCCGCCCCTGAAATATATGTGGAGAATCCTCTGGAAATCCTAATCTCACCCATATTTCACCTAAATGCATTAATCCGTCGATTAAATTATCATTTTTACCTTCTATTTCTTTGGCTATAAAAATAGTTCTCCACTTCCTTAATTCTAAATTAAAGTCACTATTTTCATCACTAGCCAATTTTTTTATTAAATAATCAATCTTATCTATGTTATCCTCATATTCACTTGCTAGTTCGCATACAGTTTCATCATAATTATCTCCTTCTAACTTTTCAATCGCAAAATTTAATATATCTTTCACTAACAATTGATCTCGAAACATATCGCTTCCTCTAAATCCTATGTTTATTAATTTCCAAGTTATTATAAAATTGTATTTTTTGAAATCTTCAATTTTAATCATGGTTTTATCGCCACTCCATTCATTGTTCCGCCTTGTATAAACATTCTATGTGTAACCTTACCGTCCTGAATTATCCATTTAAAACGCCCTGCTGCTCCATTTAATGACCCTTCCAATTGATATAATGTAGCATTGCCAAGTGATGTTTTAGTTGCACTTCCCGCATAATTATCCACAAGATCATTAAATCCGTGGGCCTGTGCTCTAGCTGGAAACTCTTGCATTATAT is drawn from Tissierellales bacterium and contains these coding sequences:
- a CDS encoding DUF2247 family protein, whose amino-acid sequence is MIKIEDFKKYNFIITWKLINIGFRGSDMFRDQLLVKDILNFAIEKLEGDNYDETVCELASEYEDNIDKIDYLIKKLASDENSDFNLELRKWRTIFIAKEIEGKNDNLIDGLMHLGEIWVRLGFPEDSPHIFQGRNNNITPEEYYTQENYDYLYEKHIEWLQNEIQFIKRNQS